In one Parageobacillus genomosp. 1 genomic region, the following are encoded:
- a CDS encoding DUF2935 domain-containing protein, producing the protein MPGHFAEDRTRAMLLPPEQFADPPESLSEKMFIERSLTENKFWLRIMKEHALFLGDGMNRNDKDLIQQTERFYHYFEQQEKRAHQTPESVTAVRKLNEDSIQLVYGFRNFKRNLLILIINGKVQGFNFPLLVDHIAREAEYFMNSLQKFNNGILEPIQDAIIHENVFWLRIMMEHSRFIASLLDQSERNLVATARKFGDDFETLLNQARDVESMLYQKKPTYPIIGKMNKDSESATEELRNFKKAGLELIKHSQIRSVINPLLADHIVREAEHFLFMIRVLEERLKQKQKETNM; encoded by the coding sequence ATGCCGGGGCATTTTGCTGAAGACAGAACAAGAGCTATGCTTTTACCACCAGAACAATTTGCAGACCCGCCAGAGTCTCTTTCAGAAAAAATGTTTATTGAACGCTCCCTTACTGAAAATAAATTTTGGCTTCGTATTATGAAGGAGCATGCATTGTTTCTTGGGGATGGTATGAATAGAAATGATAAAGATTTAATTCAACAAACAGAACGTTTCTACCACTATTTTGAACAACAAGAAAAAAGGGCGCATCAAACCCCAGAATCAGTTACAGCAGTTAGAAAACTTAATGAGGATAGTATCCAGTTGGTATATGGATTTAGAAATTTCAAAAGAAATCTTCTCATTCTTATTATAAATGGAAAAGTTCAAGGTTTTAATTTTCCTCTCCTTGTTGACCATATTGCTCGTGAAGCAGAGTATTTTATGAATAGTCTTCAAAAATTTAACAATGGCATATTAGAGCCTATTCAAGATGCCATTATCCATGAGAATGTGTTTTGGCTGCGCATTATGATGGAGCATTCCCGTTTTATCGCTTCATTACTAGATCAATCTGAAAGAAATTTGGTAGCTACTGCACGAAAATTTGGTGACGATTTCGAAACCCTGTTAAACCAAGCTAGGGACGTGGAATCCATGCTTTATCAAAAGAAACCGACCTATCCGATCATCGGAAAGATGAATAAGGATAGTGAAAGCGCAACCGAAGAATTAAGAAACTTCAAGAAAGCGGGGCTTGAGCTAATTAAACATTCCCAGATTCGAAGTGTCATTAATCCATTACTCGCTGACCACATTGTTCGCGAAGCTGAACACTTTTTATTCATGATTCGTGTTCTTGAAGAACGGTTAAAACAAAAACAGAAAGAGACAAACATGTGA
- a CDS encoding ATP-binding protein: MFLDIVKNVLLNLFFILIPVFILALWLEERNAPEKIRKYVLALASAVIIILCMTFPINANIDTEYFYDLHQVPFWLGSLYKGPIASLFLCMVTIGYRSFFGGKELMLTSIISIFIMLTSIALSKKFLALSSKQRILLAFLLSAVSEILMVVLIKSFHHTLPASSALWFYLSVQPISMILTCYLKEVLYKNSVLRKRIIRAEKMEVVSHLAASISHEVRNPLTIARGFMQLLEQSHLAQEKRKQYIRIAIEELDRAEAIITDYLTFAKPAPESVENLNVKTEIERVIDIVRPLANMNSVAVQTSLIPCNVKGERQKLQQCILNIIKNAIEAMPNGGTLKVYISIEKDQVLIRISDTGVGMTKEQIERLGEPYFTTKGRRGTGLGMMVVYRIIESMGGTIQIASEVNKGTQVSLYLPLAQSLHTPSVEQNRNISVASRDETRIRKMIPNIKITVD, translated from the coding sequence ATGTTCCTCGATATTGTAAAAAACGTTCTATTAAATTTATTCTTCATTCTGATCCCAGTTTTCATTCTTGCATTGTGGCTTGAGGAAAGAAACGCACCTGAAAAAATAAGGAAGTACGTTTTAGCACTTGCTTCCGCTGTTATCATCATTCTTTGCATGACATTTCCTATCAATGCCAACATCGATACAGAATATTTTTATGACTTACATCAAGTTCCTTTTTGGTTAGGAAGTTTATATAAAGGACCGATCGCCAGCCTTTTTCTTTGTATGGTGACGATTGGCTACCGTTCTTTTTTTGGCGGAAAAGAATTGATGCTGACCTCTATTATATCGATCTTTATTATGCTCACCAGCATTGCCTTATCGAAAAAATTTTTAGCCTTGTCTTCAAAACAGCGCATTTTACTTGCTTTTCTATTATCAGCTGTTTCCGAGATCCTCATGGTCGTTTTGATCAAATCATTTCATCACACATTGCCGGCTTCTTCAGCGCTTTGGTTCTACTTGTCTGTTCAGCCAATCAGTATGATTTTAACATGCTATCTTAAGGAAGTTTTATATAAAAACAGCGTATTAAGAAAACGAATTATCCGCGCGGAAAAAATGGAAGTGGTCAGCCACCTAGCTGCTTCCATTTCCCATGAAGTGCGTAACCCGCTAACAATCGCGCGAGGGTTTATGCAATTACTGGAGCAAAGTCATTTAGCGCAAGAAAAGCGGAAACAATACATTCGTATTGCCATCGAAGAATTAGATCGCGCTGAAGCGATTATCACTGATTATCTTACATTCGCAAAACCTGCTCCAGAAAGTGTAGAAAATCTAAATGTGAAAACAGAAATTGAACGAGTCATCGATATTGTACGTCCACTTGCAAACATGAATAGCGTTGCAGTTCAAACATCACTCATTCCTTGTAACGTCAAAGGTGAACGCCAAAAGCTTCAACAATGCATACTCAATATAATAAAGAACGCTATTGAAGCAATGCCAAATGGCGGCACACTCAAAGTTTACATTTCTATCGAAAAAGATCAGGTGCTTATCCGCATCTCGGATACAGGGGTCGGAATGACAAAAGAGCAAATCGAACGCCTTGGAGAACCATATTTTACAACAAAAGGAAGAAGAGGTACCGGGCTTGGAATGATGGTCGTCTATCGAATTATCGAATCGATGGGTGGAACGATCCAAATTGCAAGCGAAGTCAACAAGGGCACGCAAGTATCATTATATCTTCCGCTCGCACAATCTCTGCACACCCCATCTGTTGAGCAAAACCGAAACATCTCGGTCGCTTCACGAGACGAAACACGAATTAGAAAAATGATCCCAAACATAAAAATTACGGTAGATTAG